The following DNA comes from Lentibacillus sp. Marseille-P4043.
GTGCAGCCCGAATGGTTTTGGATAAAAAGTATCCGATAGAATATATAATACGATTCCAGTTACCATGGAAGAAATTGCACCATATTTATTTCCCTTATTCCAATATAGCCCCATAACAATCGGCCAAATAAATGCTGCTTCCAGACCTCCAAAAGCAAATAAATTTAACCATATAATTAAATCAGGAGGGTTTAAAGCCATACAAAAAACAATAATGCCCAAAATTGCGGTGATACCCATACTTAAACGTTTGATCCTTCGATGTGATGCTTTTGGTTGAATATAGTTTAAGTATAAATCTTTTACAATTGCTGAACTGACTAATAGTAACAGTGAGTCCACTGTTGACATAATTGCCGCCATTGGTGCTGCCAAAACAACACCCGCAAGCCAATTTGGCAAGACTTCCAACGCAATGAGTGGCATCACTTTATCACCGACTACAATATCGGGTAAAATCGGCCTAGCAAACACCCCAATTAAATGCATGTTCAGCATGATAAACCCAACAACAACTGTCCCAATAATAATTGCGCGATGCATGGACCGTGCATTTTTATAGGACATTGCTCGAACAGCAATTTGCGGAAGTGCCACTACCCCGACCCCAACGAGTATCCAAAACGATGATACATATGCGGGTGTTAAACTTCCATCAGCACCAAACGGGGTAATTAAATTCGGGTTTTCAGTACTTAAATCTGTTATGATCGATGATACCCCGCCTCCAGCAATAACCGTGGCAATTAACAAGATGAGTGTCCCAACTAACATAATAACCCCTTGAATCGCGTCAGTTAACGCTACAGCCTTAAATCCACCAATTGTTACATAAATTAGTACAGACAAAGCAAAAATGAATAATGCACTCGTATAGGGGATACCTAGCAATGATTCAATTAACCGTGCACCACCAATCCATTGAGCTGCCATTGCGGAGAATAGAAATATAATGATGCTAATCGCGGATAGCAAGACAACCCATTTCGATTGATAACGCTCTTTTAAAAAGTCAACCATCGTTACTGCACGGTATTTCCTGGTCATAATGGCAAATTTTTTACCAAGTACCATTAAAACAAAATAACCTGTTACTACTTGTGACATCGCCAGTAGTACCCATCCAAGGCCCTCTGTATAGGCTGTACCTGGTCCACCTATAAAACTACTAGCACTACCATATGTAGCTGTCATCGTCATCGCTAATACAAAACCACCAAGATTCCGATTACCGAGAAAATACTCTTGTAAAAACGTATTTGATGTTTTTAAAGACCTCCCAGCCCATACACCAACGACAAAAATGATTACCAACAGACCAATTAACGGAACTAATGCTTGCAAGTTCATTTATTTTCCCCTTCTTCATCAAATGGAATAGCAACAAACCATTTTTTTACCACGATTGTTACAAGTACTGCCATCACAACGAATCCGAGTACACAGCTATAGAAAAACCAGGCCGGCAATCCGAAAACATACGAATACTCAGCTGGATCCTTTCCTCCTAGTCCGTAGGCAAATCCGAACCACCAAATAAAATTAAAAATAGCAAGTCCAACACCAATTAATGCTTCTCTGTTGGCAATTTTATAGCGATAATCATCGTTATGCTCTTTCATTTTTTACCCCTCTTTTCACGAAAACCCCACATTATGCCTAAATTTATATTCATTATTAATATAACCGAAATGCCATACCGTTGTAAATGTTTGAAAATTGCATATCTTAATATTACAATTCCCTTTCCTACAAAAAGGAAGTATCAGATGATTGCAAAGTGCAATTCTGAAACTTCCCTATTTAATTTAAAGGCTCTTTTCATAATGTTTG
Coding sequences within:
- a CDS encoding YhdT family protein, whose protein sequence is MKEHNDDYRYKIANREALIGVGLAIFNFIWWFGFAYGLGGKDPAEYSYVFGLPAWFFYSCVLGFVVMAVLVTIVVKKWFVAIPFDEEGENK
- the panF gene encoding sodium/pantothenate symporter, which gives rise to MNLQALVPLIGLLVIIFVVGVWAGRSLKTSNTFLQEYFLGNRNLGGFVLAMTMTATYGSASSFIGGPGTAYTEGLGWVLLAMSQVVTGYFVLMVLGKKFAIMTRKYRAVTMVDFLKERYQSKWVVLLSAISIIIFLFSAMAAQWIGGARLIESLLGIPYTSALFIFALSVLIYVTIGGFKAVALTDAIQGVIMLVGTLILLIATVIAGGGVSSIITDLSTENPNLITPFGADGSLTPAYVSSFWILVGVGVVALPQIAVRAMSYKNARSMHRAIIIGTVVVGFIMLNMHLIGVFARPILPDIVVGDKVMPLIALEVLPNWLAGVVLAAPMAAIMSTVDSLLLLVSSAIVKDLYLNYIQPKASHRRIKRLSMGITAILGIIVFCMALNPPDLIIWLNLFAFGGLEAAFIWPIVMGLYWNKGNKYGAISSMVTGIVLYILSDTFYPKPFGLHSVVLPIVLSFISYVVVSLATQKRMVEEIG